The following are encoded in a window of Flavobacterium psychrotrophum genomic DNA:
- a CDS encoding response regulator has protein sequence MGQKVILLADDDSDDREMFHEALELVDNNISCYSTLNGSELLEKIHTLEKAPNLIFLDMNMPVMNGWQCLEILKRDERYRDIPVIIISTSSHQKDMETSIQLGAVCYLVKPNDFRDLIEVLKVFTENLCTGIKNAIANLQLSNPKIIFT, from the coding sequence ATGGGACAAAAAGTAATATTGTTAGCGGATGATGACAGCGATGACAGGGAAATGTTTCATGAAGCCCTTGAACTCGTTGATAACAACATTTCATGTTATAGCACTCTAAATGGTAGTGAGCTATTAGAAAAAATACACACTCTGGAAAAAGCACCAAACTTAATTTTTCTCGATATGAATATGCCCGTAATGAACGGTTGGCAATGTCTGGAAATCTTAAAACGTGACGAGCGTTACAGGGATATACCGGTAATTATTATTTCCACTTCATCACATCAAAAAGATATGGAGACTTCCATACAATTAGGTGCCGTTTGTTATTTGGTTAAACCCAATGATTTTAGGGATTTGATAGAAGTACTGAAAGTATTCACCGAAAATCTATGCACCGGAATTAAGAACGCTATTGCTAACCTTCAATTAAGCAATCCTAAAATCATTTTTACTTAG
- a CDS encoding anti-sigma regulatory factor: protein MKAIPMMTTILNKEDVVIVREQDVVPFRNKVKEAAVKIGMGILNQTKLITAASELVRNLLKYGGGGIVGIESVNDGRQPGIRLIFSDKGPGIVDVDLAMKDGYSTGKSLGLGLPGTKRLVNEFNIQSAVGQGTTVTIIKWKNG from the coding sequence ATGAAAGCGATACCCATGATGACAACGATACTGAATAAGGAAGATGTTGTTATTGTGCGAGAGCAGGATGTAGTTCCGTTTCGCAACAAGGTAAAAGAAGCTGCTGTAAAAATTGGTATGGGGATACTGAACCAGACAAAACTTATTACAGCAGCGAGCGAACTAGTGCGTAACCTGCTGAAATATGGTGGCGGTGGCATAGTTGGTATAGAATCAGTAAATGATGGCAGGCAGCCTGGAATACGCCTTATTTTTAGTGATAAAGGGCCTGGTATTGTCGATGTTGACCTTGCTATGAAAGACGGTTACAGCACCGGTAAAAGCCTTGGATTAGGGCTGCCGGGAACTAAAAGGCTGGTTAATGAATTTAATATACAATCTGCCGTTGGACAAGGAACAACGGTAACGATAATAAAATGGAAGAATGGATAA
- a CDS encoding PAS domain-containing sensor histidine kinase, with translation MELTENKVLFQTIFDSASNSIIVLKSIYNLEGNAEDFSIQLCNSSARKWLGTIDYSDKRYSEVFPGAKQTGILDKLIAVAQTGITANFESQYPGEVHLYWFRFTVVKQADLLVVTSEDITEHKLAEITLKNALDVSERQQRLYNSITNNTPDLVYVFDLNYKFTYANKALLNMWGKKAEEAIGYGLRDNGYEEWHAAMHEREIDEIIANKKSIRGTVSFPHAELGSRVYDYILVPVLNKDGQVEAIAGTTRDITELKQTEGKLQQSETRFRGMIQQTPAPTLVLMGDDLIVEQINTSMLQMIGFGKEIIGTPLLENMPELTNQYIWEQVIKVYKEGIPFDQTEVAVSHKRTGVMKDYFYNIAYRPLREDGKIIGMIQVAIDVTEQVTARKKLERSESRFRALVNASSDMVYSMNADWTIMRNLEGRGFLADISEPMTNWIEKHIYSADIGTVQNAIANAVSGKNILELEHRVLTANSTLGWIFSRAVPILDEQGNILEWFGSAADITTQKTITEKPESLVAERTKELQRSNEDLQQFAHVASHDLKEPVRKIKTFTSRLEHHLEGTIDETAARFMDRIHVATDRMFSMIDGVLAYSTTNAVHQKPTKVDLNEVLKNIETDLEVALQKANGTIQYQNLPTLEGSDVLLYQLFYNLINNSLKFAKPDIPAHITISSETDTAGFARIQLNDNGIGFEPLYAERIFETFTRLNPKDQFEGTGLGLSLCKKIVERHGGSISANGASGEGASFVITLPLKQKDSGI, from the coding sequence ATGGAGTTGACAGAAAATAAAGTACTCTTCCAAACTATCTTTGATTCTGCTTCAAACAGCATCATTGTTTTGAAATCAATTTATAATTTAGAGGGCAACGCAGAAGATTTCTCAATACAGCTTTGTAACAGTTCCGCCCGTAAGTGGCTTGGTACTATTGATTATAGTGACAAGCGTTACAGCGAGGTTTTTCCGGGGGCTAAGCAAACTGGTATCCTGGACAAATTAATAGCGGTAGCCCAAACTGGTATTACTGCTAATTTTGAAAGTCAATACCCGGGTGAAGTTCATTTATACTGGTTTCGTTTTACGGTAGTGAAACAGGCGGATTTGCTGGTGGTAACAAGCGAAGATATTACAGAGCATAAGCTTGCTGAAATAACCCTCAAGAATGCCTTAGATGTATCTGAAAGGCAACAGCGCCTGTATAACTCAATTACAAATAACACGCCCGACCTTGTTTATGTTTTCGACCTTAACTATAAGTTTACATATGCCAATAAGGCGCTTTTGAACATGTGGGGGAAAAAGGCTGAAGAAGCCATAGGATATGGTTTGCGGGATAATGGTTACGAAGAGTGGCATGCTGCCATGCATGAACGTGAGATAGACGAAATAATAGCCAATAAAAAATCGATACGCGGAACCGTTTCTTTTCCGCATGCCGAATTAGGCAGCCGTGTCTATGACTATATCCTGGTACCGGTATTAAATAAAGACGGACAGGTAGAGGCCATTGCCGGGACAACCCGTGATATTACTGAACTAAAACAGACAGAGGGAAAGCTTCAGCAAAGTGAAACCCGCTTTAGGGGTATGATTCAGCAAACGCCGGCCCCAACATTAGTTTTAATGGGAGACGACCTGATTGTAGAGCAGATCAATACGTCCATGCTCCAGATGATTGGGTTTGGAAAAGAAATAATCGGTACGCCTTTGCTTGAAAACATGCCGGAATTAACCAACCAGTATATTTGGGAACAGGTAATAAAGGTATACAAGGAAGGTATTCCTTTTGACCAGACAGAAGTAGCGGTTTCGCATAAGCGGACCGGCGTTATGAAAGACTATTTTTATAATATCGCGTATCGCCCCTTAAGGGAAGATGGAAAAATTATAGGTATGATACAGGTAGCAATCGATGTTACCGAACAGGTTACTGCGCGAAAAAAACTGGAACGAAGCGAAAGCCGTTTTCGGGCATTGGTCAATGCTTCATCAGATATGGTCTATAGTATGAACGCCGACTGGACCATCATGCGCAACCTCGAAGGACGTGGTTTCCTTGCCGACATAAGTGAACCGATGACAAACTGGATTGAAAAACATATTTATTCAGCTGACATCGGCACGGTTCAAAATGCTATTGCTAATGCGGTTTCCGGAAAAAATATTCTCGAACTTGAACATCGTGTCCTTACAGCGAACAGTACTTTAGGATGGATTTTTTCAAGGGCAGTACCGATACTGGATGAGCAGGGAAATATTTTAGAATGGTTTGGTTCAGCAGCCGATATTACCACACAAAAAACAATTACTGAAAAACCAGAAAGCCTTGTGGCAGAGCGTACAAAGGAGCTACAACGCTCTAACGAAGACCTGCAGCAGTTTGCACACGTAGCTTCCCACGACCTTAAAGAGCCTGTACGAAAAATAAAAACTTTTACCAGCAGGCTGGAACATCATCTTGAAGGTACGATAGATGAAACTGCGGCCCGTTTTATGGACAGGATACATGTGGCAACAGACCGGATGTTCTCTATGATTGATGGCGTATTGGCATACTCTACCACTAATGCTGTGCACCAAAAGCCAACTAAAGTTGACTTAAATGAAGTGTTGAAAAATATAGAGACTGATCTGGAAGTTGCTTTACAAAAGGCAAATGGCACAATTCAATATCAAAATCTCCCTACACTTGAAGGTTCTGACGTGTTGCTTTATCAACTCTTTTATAACCTTATTAATAATTCACTTAAGTTTGCTAAGCCAGACATACCTGCACACATTACAATCTCTTCGGAAACAGATACTGCTGGTTTTGCCAGGATTCAACTAAATGATAACGGAATTGGCTTTGAACCGCTTTACGCCGAAAGAATATTTGAAACTTTTACACGCCTTAATCCAAAAGATCAATTTGAGGGCACCGGCTTGGGATTATCGCTTTGCAAGAAAATCGTTGAACGCCACGGCGGCAGTATCAGTGCCAACGGCGCGTCGGGCGAGGGAGCCTCATTTGTTATCACACTGCCTTTAAAACAAAAAGATTCAGGAATATAG
- the ku gene encoding non-homologous end joining protein Ku, translating into MKALWKGSISFGLVHIPIKIYSGTQTHRIALDMVRKKDKCAIQYVRVCKKDGKEVPWEDIAKGYRKENGDYVILDKDDFAKAAPEKTQSLDIFEFIKEDEIPSKYLEKPYITEPSKDAKKVYALLREALRKSGKVGLCKFVMRTTEHLGILKVEEDAILLIQIRFEDELRDPEEAGLIPSDIKIVKKELDMAINIIDQLTDTFDPSKYKDTYKAELIKMIKKKASAKPGAKAPAPRRRKKTPEAKDDLLEQLKASLAAIKN; encoded by the coding sequence ATGAAAGCATTGTGGAAAGGCAGCATCAGCTTTGGCCTGGTGCATATCCCTATAAAAATATACAGCGGTACCCAAACCCATCGCATCGCCCTGGACATGGTGCGTAAAAAAGACAAATGTGCCATACAGTACGTCCGGGTATGTAAAAAAGATGGCAAAGAGGTACCTTGGGAGGACATAGCCAAAGGTTACCGCAAGGAGAACGGCGATTATGTAATTCTTGATAAGGACGACTTTGCCAAAGCGGCCCCTGAAAAAACACAATCACTTGATATTTTTGAGTTCATAAAAGAAGATGAAATCCCTTCTAAATACCTTGAAAAACCGTATATAACTGAGCCGTCTAAAGACGCTAAAAAGGTGTATGCGCTTTTACGCGAAGCACTCCGCAAGTCCGGTAAAGTTGGGCTGTGCAAATTTGTTATGCGTACCACCGAACACCTTGGAATATTGAAGGTGGAGGAGGATGCCATACTACTGATTCAGATACGTTTTGAGGATGAACTCCGAGATCCTGAAGAAGCAGGATTAATTCCTTCTGATATAAAGATTGTCAAGAAAGAACTGGATATGGCCATCAACATTATTGACCAGCTGACTGATACTTTTGACCCTTCAAAATATAAGGATACCTATAAGGCCGAACTGATTAAAATGATCAAGAAAAAAGCTTCGGCTAAACCAGGAGCAAAAGCACCTGCACCGCGCAGGAGGAAGAAAACCCCTGAAGCTAAGGATGATTTACTGGAACAGTTAAAAGCCAGCCTTGCCGCCATTAAAAACTAA
- a CDS encoding PAS domain-containing sensor histidine kinase yields MKEIISIRLDNEMDLILAHKRSIKLAELCGLMASSQTRFATAVSEIARCAIASGLESYLVLGINSLNGGKKEITAVLHDKIDLAGCNPEAFNYAKRLVKDIITSAEQGDYKIILAAKVPYSGILSELRISSFIEYFKKEAPLSAYDEIRKKNIQLIELADKVTESENNYRQLTDTLPFIVFSVSKSDKIFVTNKSAENLLGTTVKEFSPAIIHKLFYADDAESVIKAWSVAKKKQSVQSIQARLFTASSPVWYQVYIVPNTDEKENSTGWIISMINIHAQKLVEETLKDNKELREAQQKLKEYNDELQLKNKELEQFAYIASHDLQEPLRKIRNFISLSQHNRKDEEKQDFYFSKISGAAERMSQLIKDVLGYSRLAVKPELFTQTDLNKIIEEVKNDLEFTIREKGAEINAEDLPTVMGSPVQLSQLFYNLISNSLKFNTSKPIINVTISRVSEDAASFYKITVKDNGIGIEPHHIGKVFTIFKRLHSQNEYPGTGIGLALCKKIVENHSGKIEIDTGVNNGTSISIYLPASK; encoded by the coding sequence ATGAAAGAGATTATAAGCATAAGGCTGGATAATGAGATGGACCTGATACTGGCGCACAAGCGCAGTATCAAGCTGGCGGAGCTATGTGGGCTTATGGCATCTTCCCAAACCCGATTTGCCACGGCTGTATCTGAAATTGCACGCTGTGCTATTGCAAGCGGTCTGGAATCGTATCTTGTATTAGGCATTAATTCTTTAAATGGCGGTAAGAAAGAAATAACAGCCGTACTGCACGATAAAATAGACCTTGCGGGTTGCAACCCTGAGGCGTTTAATTATGCAAAGCGTCTTGTAAAGGATATTATTACAAGTGCTGAGCAAGGAGACTATAAAATTATACTTGCTGCCAAGGTTCCATATTCCGGAATCCTTTCAGAATTAAGGATCAGTTCATTTATAGAATATTTTAAAAAAGAGGCGCCACTTTCAGCATACGATGAAATAAGGAAAAAGAATATACAACTAATTGAGCTTGCAGACAAAGTAACTGAAAGCGAAAATAATTACAGGCAATTAACTGATACCTTACCGTTTATTGTATTTTCCGTTTCAAAATCAGATAAGATTTTTGTAACCAATAAAAGCGCAGAAAACCTTTTAGGCACTACCGTAAAGGAGTTTTCGCCGGCTATTATTCACAAGTTGTTTTATGCAGATGATGCAGAATCAGTAATTAAGGCATGGAGCGTAGCCAAGAAAAAACAGTCGGTACAATCTATCCAGGCAAGGTTATTTACAGCATCTTCACCGGTTTGGTACCAGGTATATATCGTTCCTAATACTGATGAGAAAGAAAATTCGACCGGCTGGATCATAAGCATGATAAACATCCATGCACAAAAGCTTGTTGAAGAGACCCTGAAGGATAATAAAGAACTGAGGGAGGCGCAGCAAAAACTAAAGGAATATAATGATGAACTTCAACTGAAAAATAAAGAGCTTGAGCAGTTTGCTTATATAGCGAGCCACGACCTGCAGGAGCCGTTGCGAAAAATCAGGAATTTTATATCACTTTCCCAACATAATCGTAAGGATGAAGAAAAACAGGACTTTTATTTTTCGAAGATAAGTGGCGCTGCCGAACGTATGTCGCAACTTATTAAAGATGTGTTAGGATATTCAAGACTGGCCGTAAAACCGGAATTGTTTACCCAAACTGACCTGAACAAGATTATAGAAGAGGTAAAGAATGACCTTGAATTTACAATAAGAGAAAAAGGCGCGGAAATCAATGCAGAAGACCTGCCTACCGTTATGGGGAGTCCTGTTCAATTGAGTCAGCTTTTTTATAATTTAATCAGTAATTCACTAAAGTTTAATACAAGTAAGCCCATCATAAATGTGACAATTAGCAGGGTTAGTGAAGATGCAGCATCATTTTATAAAATTACGGTAAAAGATAATGGTATAGGTATTGAGCCTCATCATATAGGCAAGGTTTTCACCATTTTTAAAAGACTCCACAGCCAAAATGAGTATCCCGGCACCGGTATAGGGCTTGCATTATGCAAAAAAATTGTTGAAAATCATTCTGGTAAGATAGAGATTGATACAGGTGTTAACAATGGTACGTCAATTTCAATTTACCTGCCTGCATCAAAATAA
- a CDS encoding STAS domain-containing protein, giving the protein MDRIPILKMGDFLLVTIQVDLYDQLAENLETDLVNSVKKHESKGVLIDISSVSIIDSFMGRILGNIGVMSKIMGAESVIVGMQPAVAITLVELGLTLTGVSTALNVEKGMELLRSKIILSDNESDTHDDNDTE; this is encoded by the coding sequence ATGGACAGAATACCTATTTTAAAAATGGGCGATTTTTTACTGGTTACCATACAGGTAGATTTGTATGACCAGTTGGCCGAAAACCTTGAAACAGACCTTGTTAATTCGGTAAAAAAGCATGAATCCAAGGGCGTACTTATTGATATTTCTTCGGTTTCCATCATTGATTCCTTTATGGGAAGGATATTGGGTAATATTGGAGTAATGTCTAAAATAATGGGCGCAGAATCGGTCATTGTGGGCATGCAGCCTGCGGTTGCCATAACTTTGGTTGAGCTTGGGTTAACCCTTACAGGGGTATCTACGGCACTTAATGTTGAAAAAGGTATGGAGCTGTTGCGTTCCAAAATAATATTGAGTGACAATGAAAGCGATACCCATGATGACAACGATACTGAATAA
- a CDS encoding MEDS domain-containing protein: MNEQTPFSVCGETLMSPMHICGFFDSREQQYEVIIPYIMEGLSVNDKVINILESNRHGEHCRCLTDNGISIAQKLASGQLEVLASENTYIKDGKFAAEKMYTMLENTLVSASRAGYESVRACGDMVWALKNLPGTDELVAYEASLNILTPKHPCSLICMYDISNFSQDTLAEVLLTHPYVIKDGKINKNPHYIEASAVMAGFRN, encoded by the coding sequence ATGAACGAGCAAACACCTTTTTCGGTATGCGGAGAAACATTAATGTCGCCAATGCATATTTGCGGTTTTTTTGATTCCAGGGAACAGCAATACGAAGTGATTATTCCATATATCATGGAGGGTTTGTCAGTGAATGACAAGGTAATTAATATTCTTGAAAGCAATCGTCATGGGGAACATTGCCGTTGCCTGACTGACAATGGAATATCCATTGCGCAGAAGCTTGCGAGCGGCCAACTGGAAGTATTAGCTTCTGAAAATACTTACATTAAGGACGGCAAATTTGCTGCGGAAAAAATGTATACTATGTTGGAAAATACTTTAGTATCGGCATCAAGAGCAGGATACGAAAGTGTCAGGGCTTGTGGAGATATGGTGTGGGCGCTTAAAAATCTTCCTGGAACAGACGAGCTCGTTGCTTATGAGGCCAGTTTAAATATACTTACACCGAAACATCCATGTTCACTAATCTGTATGTACGATATCAGCAATTTTAGTCAGGACACACTTGCTGAGGTATTGCTTACCCATCCTTACGTTATTAAAGATGGAAAAATCAACAAAAACCCACACTACATAGAGGCATCGGCAGTAATGGCAGGTTTTCGGAATTAG
- a CDS encoding SpoIIE family protein phosphatase, with amino-acid sequence MDNTFYSYRIEDKSYVSFVKREIHNLTVAAGFSSQKTGEIDIVVSELASNLVKFVGSGEILYRTATDTNGVFFEIYCLDKGQGIHNLPQMMRDGASTSQTLGQGLGAIERLSSESSIYTLKGWGTVAHSKIYKDAQNEIFRKEPVHVAAVQVNMPGESVCGDGYAVKYANNGVYFFLGDGLGHGEHAHDAVALAITAFKECREKSLVAILQYIHHEVKKTRGLVATIVFLDLKAQKWHLCGIGNIATSIYTGLESKNYTPYNGIVGLNIPRTLTESVFELNKYQTLVMHSDGLRGRWNLTGMPGLLKHSPNTIAGTLYKDHARGTDDMSVLVAKVNL; translated from the coding sequence ATGGATAATACGTTTTACAGTTATAGGATTGAAGATAAAAGCTATGTTTCTTTTGTAAAACGTGAAATTCATAACCTTACTGTTGCTGCCGGTTTCAGTTCACAAAAAACCGGTGAAATTGACATCGTAGTTTCAGAACTTGCATCAAACCTTGTTAAATTTGTGGGTTCAGGTGAAATTTTATACCGCACGGCAACAGATACTAACGGTGTTTTTTTTGAGATATATTGCCTGGACAAAGGGCAGGGTATACACAACCTGCCACAAATGATGAGGGATGGTGCATCCACCTCACAAACACTGGGGCAGGGGCTGGGCGCTATTGAACGTCTTAGTTCTGAATCATCTATTTACACGTTAAAGGGCTGGGGTACTGTTGCGCATAGTAAGATTTATAAAGATGCGCAAAATGAAATTTTCAGGAAAGAGCCTGTGCACGTTGCCGCTGTACAGGTAAACATGCCAGGAGAATCTGTATGTGGCGACGGATATGCGGTAAAGTATGCTAACAATGGTGTATACTTTTTTTTAGGCGATGGGCTGGGTCATGGTGAACATGCACATGATGCCGTTGCCTTAGCGATAACAGCGTTTAAAGAATGTCGCGAAAAAAGTTTGGTCGCCATTTTACAATACATACATCATGAAGTTAAGAAAACGCGGGGACTTGTAGCCACTATTGTGTTTTTAGACCTAAAGGCACAAAAATGGCATCTCTGCGGTATCGGTAATATTGCCACTTCTATTTACACCGGGCTTGAGAGCAAAAATTATACTCCATACAATGGCATTGTGGGGCTAAATATACCCCGTACACTAACGGAATCTGTTTTTGAGCTTAATAAATACCAGACGCTCGTTATGCATTCTGACGGGTTAAGGGGGCGGTGGAACTTAACCGGTATGCCAGGATTGTTAAAACATTCGCCAAATACCATAGCAGGTACGCTTTATAAGGACCACGCACGCGGTACTGATGATATGTCTGTACTGGTAGCCAAGGTAAATTTATAA
- the ligD gene encoding DNA ligase D: MKLSEYNKKRDFKKTAEPKGKIKKAGEALHFVVQKHEASHLHFDWRLEIDGVLVSWAVPKGPSADQSVKRLAMHVEDHPMDYIDFEGTIPKGQYGGGTVMVWDTGTYLAEGADTLAESKKMIKKMHADGNIKVVMQGKKLKGSYHLVRMSGKKEEWLLMKGKDDFADKKEFDQHSVLTGRTLIQIAKDKASNTWESGKKATTTKSGDTNNILETTKKSTSAPSFTADDVAGAKNRKTFPKEWKPQLATLTDSVFDNDEWLFENKYDGYRALIQINKGKVELMSRNGLSFNAKYVPLVASFETITDTMILDGEIVVEDSKGKSHFQWLQDYEDNPERGKLKCYVFDILYFNGYDLTSLPLLNRKRILEALLPRQEDIIYSKHTVGKGTQALEKVTKQGGEGLIAKKVDSLYHVNKRSKDWLKIKVTKEQEMVIGGYTEPKGSRSGFGALLLGYYEGDKFIYSGKVGTGFNETSLHELHGVLKKLEIKTNPFTTKPKEPNIHWVKPELVAQVKYSEWTEAGSLRHPVFIALRSDKKAKAVTRELPTKTDKMVKDVTQTTQKEAHTSQGFDTDKVAITNPDKVFWPKEGYTKGDVIAYYDAMADYVLRYIQDRPQSLRRNPDGIKNEGFFQKDMAGKAPKWVKTRKLKSSADGESIEYLICNDKETLIYMANLGCIEINPWSSRIGSINNPDYIIFDLDPNEASVKDLINTAKKVKEVLDKLNIKGYLKTSGGKGLHIFIPVKPQYTYDQTREFSHLISHAVHSALPDITSLERMPKKRIGKVYLDFLQNGKGKTMACAYSLRPREGATVSTPLDWKELDSKFDIKKYNIKTLPERVVEKDDLWKDFFDDAIDLKAVLSKLSDG; the protein is encoded by the coding sequence ATGAAATTATCAGAATACAATAAAAAGCGGGATTTTAAGAAGACAGCAGAACCCAAAGGTAAAATTAAAAAAGCGGGTGAGGCACTGCACTTCGTGGTACAGAAGCACGAGGCTTCTCACCTGCATTTTGACTGGCGGCTGGAAATCGACGGGGTATTGGTAAGCTGGGCAGTGCCTAAAGGCCCAAGTGCAGACCAATCGGTCAAAAGGCTCGCCATGCACGTAGAGGATCACCCTATGGACTATATTGACTTTGAAGGTACCATACCTAAAGGACAATATGGCGGTGGCACCGTTATGGTATGGGACACCGGTACTTATTTGGCTGAAGGAGCTGATACACTGGCGGAGAGCAAAAAAATGATAAAAAAAATGCACGCTGACGGCAATATCAAAGTCGTTATGCAGGGCAAAAAACTAAAAGGATCGTACCACTTGGTACGTATGAGCGGTAAAAAAGAGGAATGGCTGCTTATGAAAGGCAAGGATGATTTTGCCGACAAAAAAGAGTTTGACCAGCATTCGGTACTAACCGGGCGTACACTTATACAAATTGCAAAAGATAAAGCCTCCAATACCTGGGAAAGCGGTAAAAAAGCCACAACAACTAAAAGTGGGGATACCAATAACATCCTTGAAACTACAAAGAAAAGTACCTCCGCGCCATCTTTTACAGCAGATGATGTAGCCGGTGCAAAAAACAGGAAAACGTTCCCTAAAGAATGGAAACCGCAACTTGCTACTTTGACCGACAGTGTATTTGACAATGATGAATGGCTGTTTGAAAACAAATACGACGGTTACAGGGCATTGATACAGATCAATAAAGGTAAGGTTGAACTGATGTCTCGTAACGGGTTGTCATTCAATGCAAAGTATGTGCCATTGGTTGCCTCGTTTGAAACGATTACCGACACCATGATACTGGACGGTGAGATTGTGGTAGAAGACTCAAAAGGGAAAAGCCATTTTCAATGGTTGCAGGATTATGAGGATAACCCCGAGAGAGGAAAGCTGAAATGCTATGTGTTTGATATCTTGTACTTCAACGGGTATGACCTAACCTCATTGCCGTTGTTAAACAGAAAACGAATACTGGAGGCTTTACTACCCAGGCAGGAGGATATAATCTATTCAAAACATACTGTAGGTAAAGGTACTCAGGCACTAGAAAAAGTTACCAAACAAGGCGGTGAAGGGTTAATCGCTAAAAAGGTTGATTCGCTTTACCATGTGAATAAACGCTCCAAAGACTGGCTAAAGATTAAAGTAACCAAAGAACAGGAAATGGTCATTGGCGGCTATACCGAGCCAAAGGGTTCACGTAGCGGGTTTGGCGCATTGTTATTAGGATATTACGAAGGAGATAAATTTATCTATTCCGGGAAAGTGGGGACAGGTTTTAATGAAACTTCATTACACGAGCTTCATGGGGTATTAAAGAAATTAGAGATAAAAACTAATCCTTTTACAACGAAGCCAAAAGAGCCTAACATACATTGGGTAAAACCTGAACTTGTAGCGCAGGTTAAGTATTCTGAATGGACAGAGGCGGGCAGCCTCCGCCACCCGGTATTCATTGCACTCAGGAGCGATAAAAAGGCAAAAGCAGTAACGCGTGAGTTACCAACCAAAACCGATAAGATGGTTAAAGATGTCACCCAAACAACGCAAAAAGAAGCGCACACTTCACAGGGTTTTGATACCGATAAAGTAGCCATAACCAATCCCGATAAAGTGTTTTGGCCTAAAGAGGGGTATACTAAAGGCGATGTAATCGCCTACTATGATGCAATGGCGGATTATGTATTAAGGTACATTCAGGACAGGCCGCAATCGTTAAGGCGCAATCCTGACGGCATTAAAAATGAAGGATTTTTCCAAAAAGATATGGCAGGTAAAGCACCGAAATGGGTTAAAACGCGAAAACTAAAGTCTTCCGCTGATGGAGAATCAATAGAATACTTAATCTGCAATGATAAGGAAACGCTGATCTATATGGCTAACCTCGGGTGTATAGAAATAAACCCCTGGAGCAGCCGTATCGGAAGCATTAATAACCCGGATTACATCATTTTTGACCTTGACCCGAATGAAGCCTCGGTAAAAGACCTCATTAACACTGCAAAGAAAGTAAAGGAAGTATTGGACAAACTTAATATTAAAGGATACCTGAAAACCTCAGGAGGTAAAGGGCTGCATATATTTATACCTGTAAAACCTCAATATACATACGACCAAACACGTGAATTTTCCCACCTGATTAGCCATGCGGTTCATAGCGCACTACCGGATATCACCAGCCTGGAGCGTATGCCCAAAAAACGTATAGGGAAAGTATATCTAGATTTTCTACAAAATGGCAAGGGAAAAACCATGGCTTGTGCCTACTCTTTGCGCCCACGCGAAGGTGCTACTGTCAGCACGCCATTAGACTGGAAAGAACTGGATAGTAAGTTTGATATAAAAAAATACAATATTAAAACATTGCCAGAAAGGGTAGTAGAGAAAGATGATTTATGGAAGGACTTTTTTGATGATGCTATTGATTTAAAAGCAGTGCTTAGTAAACTTTCAGATGGTTAA